The DNA window AGAAATGGATCACCTGCTGCGAGACCTAGAGAAGcgcaaaaggaggaagctcCAGGACGAAGCCATGCAACAGGACGAAGCGATGCAACAGGACGAAGCCATGCAGCAGGACGAAGCCATGCAGCAGGACGAAGACGTCCCGATTGAGAAGACCCCCTTTTACTACACAAGGAAGTTTTTGAAGGAGCACGCGGACAAGAGAGTCTACGTCATTTTCAGCGctaatttgttttatttggGTTCGCACTTTCCGAATGGCTTCTTCGACACGGTGTTTTTGGTTCTCCCAGGTGAGGAGCGCTTCTGTGTGGCGCTACGTAACGGCGTTGTAACGTCGTTATGCCGATCTGTACGGGCGCCTCCACGTCTGTGCACCTCCTCATTGGTGTGGAAAGACGCACGGCTCCGTTCCTTCCCCCCATCCTGCCCATTCGCATGCCCATTCATATGCCCATTCATATGCCCATCCTGCTCATGCCCACTCCTTGCAGGCCTCTGCTACAGCATCCGGGAGACCGGACTCAAGTACAACGACAAGGTAACGGCACTTCggatttattattttctcatttgtgtACTGATCGAAATTGTGCAAGTGTGCCAAAAGAATGCCGATATTCACGTATTTTGGACTACGGAGAAGTTAACCAAGTTTActgatgatgaggaggagccTAGCGACTTGGTGGAGAAGGGAGAGGTGGACGATAAGGTGGACGACAAGGTGAATGAGGGAGGGGAGATCAAACGAGAGAGTATTCACGAGACATTAAATACCTTGAAGAATCTGATGTGCAGTGgcaagggggaggaagaagcaggtCAGCAGGGAGAAGGTCCCGACGAGGGAGAGAACGTAGATGCTGTCGGGGAGGCGAATTGTGACGCTACCGAAGAACCGAATGGAGAAGCCGCAGCGGAACCGAATGGAGAAACAGCCGCGGAACCGAATGGAGAAAGCGCCGCCGATTTTAATGGAGAAAGCGCGGCCGACTTGAATGGCGACACTGGCGAAGGAGCGGTTGAGTCACAGGCGGACCCAGAAcaagagaaggaaaacgaGAGGGACAACGGTAGCACTCAAAACAAGGAGAAAACGACAGAGGAACCCATCGACGAACCCGCAGAGGAACCCACGGAAGAGCCAGCGGAGGGAGGGGGAGACGTGTGCATCAAACTGTCAAGTTACGCGAACATGTAcgcagaggaggaggagccgGGGAAGGGTAGCGCCGGCGGGGAGGACGAGGAGGGTGCGAACAATGCGGAGGTGGGCAAGGATGGTAAGGAGAGCGACAAAGGCGAGGACGATGGTGATGGTGACGACGATGACGACGGTGATGACGACGACGATGACGACGATGACGACGACGACGACGATGACGATGGCGACGACGATGTGACTCGGTTCTCCCACCTCTTCGACGCGGAGGCGAAGAATAAAAACGACAGTCCCGTCACAGCAGAGGAGAAAGAAGCACGAGAAACGTCCGAAATAGTGACCTACGTGGTGCACTCTCCATACGGAGAAGAAaacgcaaaggaaaaaaaaaaaaagagatgaATATTGCAAAGTTCCCGCTTCTATACCATATAGAGATAGAAAAGGtcatgaaattattttccttcgaTGAGCAggatgaaggagaagaagctgaggaggagaaggagaaggaggaggagaagcaggaggaggagaagaaggaggagaaaaagaaggggaagaagaagcagaagaaggaggagaagcaggaggaggagaagcaggagaagcaggagaagaagaaggaaaaaaacccAAGATGGACATAAGCATCATTGTCGACAAATACGTGCCAGTCGTTTATGGCAATCACTTTACGTATAATGAATTTTTGAGCaagtgtgcatttttctccttcgttttgaaaagaaaaaaagttgtgaTTCCTGAAGAGATGGCACTTATATTAGAACCGAACTTCACTCGTGAGTTCCCTGTGGAGAGTTACTCCTTTTTGAGAAGGAGATTTTTTCAAGAGTTCCATGAGAAGGTTAAGTCATGCACCACGATAAAGGATCAGTTGAGTCACATCAGCCAAATGCGATACAAGCTGTACGTACAGCACGTGAGGAGTAGCGTCTCTGCGGGAGGGAGGAGGTCCCATTTGTcctattatttatttcagGCCGAGTTGAATAGCCAAATGAGGAGAGGGAGTCCGTGCGGGGAGAAGCCGGCCGGCGGTAAGGGGGCCACTGGTGAAGAAGCCCCCACTGGTGAAGAAGCGCCCACTGGTGAAGAAGCGCCCACGGGTGAAGAAGCCCCAACTGTTGAAGAAGCCCCTCCTGTTGAAGAAGCGCCTACGGGAGAAGAAGCCCCCACTGGTGAAGAAGCCCCCACTGGTGAAGAACCCCCTACGGGTGAAGAACCCCCTACGGGTGAAGAAGCCCCCACTGCTGACGCACCCACTGGTGAAGAAGCCCCCCCTGCTGACGCCCCCACGGGAGAAGAACCCCCCCCTGCTGACGCCCCCTCGGCGGACAAGCtgtggaaatatattttcagcCCCCTGGACTTCTTCCACGCGAGTGAAGACGTGAGTCCCTACTTCGAATACTAcataaaattgaagaagaagaaaaaaaaagggggccgTCGCTTGATATGTAATTTGTGTGTAAAATTTGCTAGCAGTAGAAAGAGCTACAGCAACGATTACCATCATAATAAAAAGTACACGAAACGGATGATGGGAGGGACTTACCGAAATAGCAGCTACTACCCCTCGATGTATgacatgaagaagaagccaCCCCTTCTCCCAACTCCTCTAAATGAAACAACCAATGGGCACTCTGTTAAGGGTTCATGTGGACATGGTACGAAAGGTGGAGGGGGAACAAATACCGGCAAGGGAACAGGAGGCATGAGTAGTAAAGGAGGTCATCTCCTAAACAAGGGGTCACCCAATGGTGTATATAAACACTCCGTGCATAGCTCCAACTACGGATATAATCACCAGACATCCTATGGAAATCAAAACTATGGTAGCAGCAAGtatgggggaggaggaagctACGGAAGTGGAAGCAACTACGGAGGAGGCAGTTACGGGGGAGGCAGTTACGGGGGAGGCAGAAGCTACGGAGGAGGAGGCAGCTACGGAGGAGGAGGCAGTTACGGAGGAGGAGGTAGTTACGGAGGAGGCGGCAGCTACGGAGGTGGCAGCTACGGGAGTGGAAGCCACTACAACGCACACAACTACAGCTCCCACAATAAGTTTTACAGAagtgacaaaatggggaggagcACCACAACGAACAGCTATGATAACAGGAGGGACGACAAGGGGTTGAAGTACAGCAAGAGTGACAACCAGCGATCGAATCGGAACTCCAGTAGTGCCTACCACAGTGGTCCCTACGGCAGCGGTGGGGGCGGTGGAGATGGCGGTGGCAGCGTGTCAAGCTTTCACGAGGCAAGCAGGGCGTACGGTAGCTCGGTGCACCACAGCAGCTATGGGTACAACAGGTCGGCGAGGAACATGATGCATAAGTCGAATGAGCGGGGCGACATGCGCGAGGAGTTAAGAAGTGACCCGCGAAGTGACCCGCGAAGTGACATGCGAAGTGACATGCGGAGCGATATGCGAAGTGATCAGCGAAACGACCTACGAAATGACCCACGAAATGACAGCAAAGGAGTCAAGCGAAGGAGAGATGACTCCTATGAGACGAGAAGGGGACTCGCACCGGAGAGCTACACCCATAAGCGCTACGagaaaagaggaaggaacAGTGACTACGATATGAAGAACCATATGGATGAGCGAAGGAGCGACAACCACCACCGGGGGTCTAAGATGAATGCGGAGATGCAGGATCCCTACGCGTCCACGAAG is part of the Plasmodium cynomolgi strain B DNA, chromosome 1, whole genome shotgun sequence genome and encodes:
- a CDS encoding hypothetical protein (putative) yields the protein MALILEPNFTREFPVESYSFLRRRFFQEFHEKVKSCTTIKDQLSHISQMRYKLYVQHVRSSVSAGGRRSHLSYYLFQAELNSQMRRGSPCGEKPAGGKGATGEEAPTGEEAPTGEEAPTGEEAPTVEEAPPVEEAPTGEEAPTGEEAPTGEEPPTGEEPPTGEEAPTADAPTGEEAPPADAPTGEEPPPADAPSADKLWKYIFSPLDFFHASEDVSPYFEYYIKLKKKKKKGGRRLICNLCVKFASSRKSYSNDYHHNKKYTKRMMGGTYRNSSYYPSMYDMKKKPPLLPTPLNETTNGHSVKGSCGHGTKGGGGTNTGKGTGGMSSKGGHLLNKGSPNGVYKHSVHSSNYGYNHQTSYGNQNYGSSKYGGGGSYGSGSNYGGGSYGGGSYGGGRSYGGGGSYGGGGSYGGGGSYGGGGSYGGGSYGSGSHYNAHNYSSHNKFYRSDKMGRSTTTNSYDNRRDDKGLKYSKSDNQRSNRNSSSAYHSGPYGSGGGGGDGGGSVSSFHEASRAYGSSVHHSSYGYNRSARNMMHKSNERGDMREELRSDPRSDPRSDMRSDMRSDMRSDQRNDLRNDPRNDSKGVKRRRDDSYETRRGLAPESYTHKRYEKRGRNSDYDMKNHMDERRSDNHHRGSKMNAEMQDPYASTKDTTSKYYDGRNYPMNNNVNNSDKNAWMMPPPPPGVPPVYDGQAHQKMTNYYTAEDSQIENGSNGLNYNSGELYNKKSLYSQSRSYRNN